From a region of the Mytilus galloprovincialis chromosome 3, xbMytGall1.hap1.1, whole genome shotgun sequence genome:
- the LOC143067862 gene encoding ubiquinone biosynthesis monooxygenase COQ6, mitochondrial-like isoform X1, with the protein MSCKLVRKSFCCLKQARHCNISYNVFRTLQTNTDANKDTVDIVISGGGMVGTTLACALGKEGLLHGKKIVLLESASEKKFDLPSEYSNRTCALSPATVKLLSGLGVWDEILQMRCQPVKRMQVWDSCSDSMITFNNDDLNDNLAYIVENDVILEAVKRSFPKSHNLNIKYNTSAKSYIIPGITPGHDGLDQNSWVTVQLNDGSEIKTKLLIGADGMNSTVRKACEFHTLRSDYGQSGLVATLKLRGDTENNVAWQRFLPTGPVAMLPLSNTDSCLIWTTTTENAKHLKQLSEDSFIDAVNDAFWHDRDMNSLAISAGGILNGVLNNILPGGASYSRQLPPTVVGIADNSRAAFPLGLLHSSSYAGHRVALIGDAAHRIHPLAGQGVNLGFGDVACFRDLVVLTIDVDLYTIFRDAAHRIHPLAGQGVNLGFGDVACLRDLLVLTIDVDLYTIFRDAAHRIHTLAGQDVNLGFGDVACLSDLLVLTVHVDLYTIFRDAAHRIHPLAGQGVSLGFGDVACFRDLLVLTIDVDIYILFSEMLHIGFIL; encoded by the exons atgtcttgTAAACTTGTGAGAAAAAGTTTCTGTTGTTTAAAACAAGCCAGACACTGcaatataagttataatgtaTTCAGAACGTTACAGACTAACACAGATGCTAACAAAGATACAGTTGATATCGTTATATCAGGTGGTGGAATGGTCGGAACGACATTGGCATGTGCCCTTG GAAAAGAAGGACTTCTCCATGGAAAAAAGATTGTGTTACTAGAATCAGCCTCAGAGAAAAAGTTTGATCTACCATCAGAATACAGTAATCGTACATGTGCCCTGAGTCCTGCTACTGTTAAACTACTTAgtg GTCTTGGAGTTTGGGATGAAATTCTGCAAATGAGATGTCAACCAGTTAAAAGAATGCAG gTTTGGGATTCATGTTCAGACTCTATGATCAccttcaataatgatgatttaaaTGATAATCTGGCTTACATTGTTGAAAATGATGTGATTTTAGAAGCAGTGAAAAGATCCTTCCCTAAATCACACAATCTCAACATAAAATACAACACATCAGCCAAGTCATATATAATACCTGGTATTACCCCAGGACATGACGGACTCGACCAGAACTCTTGGGTAACAGTTCAACTGAATGATGGTAGTGAAATAAAGACAAAACTTCTG ATAGGAGCAGACGGAATGAACTCAACAGTAAGGAAAGCTTGTGAATTTCACACATTGAGATCAGATTATGGTCAATCTGGACTTGTTGCAACACTTAAACTTAGAGGG GATACAGAAAATAATGTTGCATGGCAAAGATTTTTACCTACTGGACCTGTTGCAATGCTACCT CTTTCCAATACAGACAGTTGTTTAATATGGACTACAACAACAGAGAATGCCAAACATCTGAAACAGTTATCAGAGGATAGCTTTATAGATGCTGTCAATGATGCTTTT TGGCATGATAGAGACATGAATTCATTAGCAATATCAGCAGGAGGAATTCTTAATGGTGTACTGAATAATATCTTACCag GAGGAGCCTCTTATTCAAGACAGTTACCACCTACTGTAGTAGGGATAGCAGACAACAGTAGAGCAGCATTTCCATTAGGTCTACTCCATTCCTCATCATATGCAGGTCACAGAGTAGCCTTAATTGG AGATGCTGCACATAGGATTCATCCTCTAGCAGGCCAGGGTGTGAACCTAGGTTTTGGAGATGTAGCATGTTTTAGAGATTTGGTAGTTTTGACCATTGATGTTGATTTATATACTATTTTCAGAGATGCTGCACATAGGATTCATCCTCTAGCAGGTCAGGGTGTGAACCTAGGGTTTGGAGATGTAGCATGTCTTAGAGATTTGTTAGTTTTGACCATTGATGTTGATTTATATACTATTTTCAGAGATGCTGCACATAGGATTCATACTCTAGCAGGCCAGGATGTGAACCTAGGTTTTGGAGATGTAGCATGTCTTAGTGATCTGTTAGTTTTGACTGTTCATGTTGATTTATATACTATTTTCAGAGATGCTGCACATAGGATTCATCCTCTAGCAGGCCAGGGTGTGAGCCTAGGTTTTGGAGATGTAGCATGTTTTAGAGATTTGTTAGTTTTGACCATtgatgttgatatatatatactattttcaGAGATGCTGCACATAGGATTCATCCTCTAG
- the LOC143067859 gene encoding uncharacterized protein LOC143067859 isoform X1 yields the protein MINDYKCLLDPYQYEDIDEESDTEEDFSYFEEHGSVETLPKKRTMDDRHSERKGKMKILALDTLQVVFCCSVFCLSGVKVEDLAMARNLFQEKTKSERSQCIIDWIILSSNSRGSERQWIVGSKNVCLKAWRLTLGIPESTFYTIQKQVLDGKVTAEKSGRPLGSVEPKTLTALAWLQDFANSYAGFMPDSKQLHLPCCLTKSSVYSTMVSELEGPTSQCISLSHFLLVWRTELRHIAIPRRSRFSECNTCVLLKNEIESTRNKEVRKQLMQQRDTHLKQQKSEREKYYKHAMKARRNPDKYLSIIMDAMDQAKTMIPHFTATPKFADGMWKLKTHLLGAIVHGIGAYGFFDIFQWPHGSNLTVSTLMNILFMMKDSLPEVLYLQMDNCGRENKNRYLMSFLAFLVELKVFRKIKLSFLMVGHTHEDIDQMFSRFSIWLNHNSCKTMDSLMNGFQNCYNPKPTSIKTCQVYNYSEWITPYLAPMSGHSRHHVYKFKLENGKTKMVFKEWTTTKAWRECEGSDRYPLLRLPTTQPKLLQPNFQDLDKVENSILGARKYIDKEDMIWWERFFQEKHNEELEYEDDDSSFKLFELARFVAQRPLPDITTFSVPEIVVNRDVMPPVILGKKTKPAKSQPIIMEEGLKADDFVLTNLEKYSDEWPQIGKVMSICGHNIHILWYKGSKSTSWSPCTVPISGQRGKREPFTETVTRDQIWKSGFKLTNNGHLPKSVKDAIDRY from the exons atgataaatgatTATAAATGTTTACTAGATCCATACCAGTATGAAGACATTGATGAGGAGAGTGATACGGAAGAAGATTTCTCATACTTTGAAGAACATG GTTCTGTTGAAACATTACCCAAAAAAAGAACAATGGATGACAGGCATTCAGAGAGGAAAG gAAAAATGAAGATTCTTGCATTAGACACACTCCAAGTAGTATTTTGTTGTTCTGTATTTTGCCTGTCAGGTGTGAAAGTTGAAGATCTAGCAATGGCAAGAAACCTTTtccaagaaaaaacaaaatctgaGAGAAGCCAATGTATAATTGACTGGATTATTTTATCTTCAAA TTCAAGAGGAAGTGAAAGACAATGGATTGTAGGATCGAAAAATGTGTGTCTGAAGGCATGGAGGCTTACCTTAGGAATTCCAGAGTCAACGTTTTATACTATTCAAAAGCAGGTTTTAG atggaAAGGTAACAGCAGAGAAAAGTGGACGACCATTAGGAAGTGTAGAGCCAAAAACATTGACTGCCCTAGCGTGGCTTCAGGATTTTGCAAACTCTTATGCCGGTTTTATGCCAGACAGTAAGCAGCTTCATCTACCTTGTTGTTTAACAAAATCTTCAGTTTACAGTACAATGGTCAGTGAATTGGAGGGACCAACTTCACAATGTATATCACTGTCTCATTTCCTTCTTGTATGGAGAACAGAACTACGCCATATTGCAATACCAAGA AGATCAAGATTTTCAGAATGTAATACTTGTGTTCTTCTGAAAAATGAAATAGAATCTACAAGGAATAAGGAGGTACGGAAGCAGTTGATGCAGCAACGTGATACACATCTTAAACAACAGAA atcTGAAAGAGAAAAGTACTACAAACATGCCATGAAGGCCAGGAGGAATCCTGATAAGTACCTATCTATTATCATGGACGCAATGGACCAAGCAAAGACTATGATTCCACATTTCACAGCAACACCAAAGTTTGCAGACGGAATGTGGAAGCTTAAAACCCATCTTCTTGGTGCCATTGTCCATGGGATAGGTGCTTATGGATTTTTTGACATATTTCAATGGCCTCATGGCAGTAACTTAACCGTTTCAACTTTAATGAATATTCTGTTCATGATGAAGGACTCGTTACCTGAAGTGCTATACCTTCAGATGGATAACTGTGGGAGGGAGAACAAAAACCG ATATCTGATGTCTTTCCTGGCCTTCTTAGTGGAACTGAAGgtattcaggaaaataaaattaagtttCCTTATGGTTGGCCACACTCATGAAGACATAGATCAAATGTTTTCAAG gttTTCCATTTGGTTAAACCACAATAGTTGTAAAACCATGGATTCACTAATGAATGGATTTCAAAACTGCTATAACCCCAAACCAACCAGTATCAAAACGTGCCAAGTATATAATTATTCTGAATGGATTACTCCCTACCTTGCACCAATGAGTGGGCATTCTAGACACCATGTCTATAAGTTCAAACTAgaaaatggcaaaacaaaaatgGTCTTCAAAGAATGGACAACTACAAAG GCTTGGAGAGAATGTGAGGGCTCTGATAGATATCCCCTATTAAGGCTGCCCACAACTCAACCTAAACTATTACAACCCAATTTCCAAGATCTGGACAAAGTGGAAAACTCGATCTTGGGAGCAAGGAAGTACATAGATaaagaagatatgatatggtGGGAGAGATTTTTCCAGGAAAAACATAATGAAG AACTGGAATATGAAGATGATGACTCAAGTTTTAAACTATTTGAATTGGCCCGATTTGTGGCTCAAAGACCACTTCCTGATATAACAACATTTTCAGTGCCAGAGATAGTAGTGAACAGAGATGTCATGCCACCT GTTATCCTTGGGAAGAAAACAAAGCCTGCCAAGTCTCAACCAATCATAATGGAGGAAGGTCTCAAGGCAGatgattttgttttaacaaatcTGGAAAAGTACAGCGATGAGTGGCCACAAATTGGAAAAGTAATGTCAATTTGTGGTCACAATATACATATACTATGGTACAAGGGCAGTAAGTCTACAAGCTGGTCTCCATGCACAGTGCCTATTTCAGGACAGAGAGGAAAGAGGGAGCCTTTTACTGAAACAGTAACCAGAGACCAAATTTGGAAAAGTGGCTTCAAATTAACCAACAATGGACACCTACCAAAATCTGTCAAGGATGCAATTGAcagatattaa
- the LOC143067859 gene encoding uncharacterized protein LOC143067859 isoform X2 has translation MEEDLEYKDPYQYEDIDEESDTEEDFSYFEEHGSVETLPKKRTMDDRHSERKGKMKILALDTLQVVFCCSVFCLSGVKVEDLAMARNLFQEKTKSERSQCIIDWIILSSNSRGSERQWIVGSKNVCLKAWRLTLGIPESTFYTIQKQVLDGKVTAEKSGRPLGSVEPKTLTALAWLQDFANSYAGFMPDSKQLHLPCCLTKSSVYSTMVSELEGPTSQCISLSHFLLVWRTELRHIAIPRRSRFSECNTCVLLKNEIESTRNKEVRKQLMQQRDTHLKQQKSEREKYYKHAMKARRNPDKYLSIIMDAMDQAKTMIPHFTATPKFADGMWKLKTHLLGAIVHGIGAYGFFDIFQWPHGSNLTVSTLMNILFMMKDSLPEVLYLQMDNCGRENKNRYLMSFLAFLVELKVFRKIKLSFLMVGHTHEDIDQMFSRFSIWLNHNSCKTMDSLMNGFQNCYNPKPTSIKTCQVYNYSEWITPYLAPMSGHSRHHVYKFKLENGKTKMVFKEWTTTKAWRECEGSDRYPLLRLPTTQPKLLQPNFQDLDKVENSILGARKYIDKEDMIWWERFFQEKHNEELEYEDDDSSFKLFELARFVAQRPLPDITTFSVPEIVVNRDVMPPVILGKKTKPAKSQPIIMEEGLKADDFVLTNLEKYSDEWPQIGKVMSICGHNIHILWYKGSKSTSWSPCTVPISGQRGKREPFTETVTRDQIWKSGFKLTNNGHLPKSVKDAIDRY, from the exons ATGGAAGAAGATTTAGAATACAAAG ATCCATACCAGTATGAAGACATTGATGAGGAGAGTGATACGGAAGAAGATTTCTCATACTTTGAAGAACATG GTTCTGTTGAAACATTACCCAAAAAAAGAACAATGGATGACAGGCATTCAGAGAGGAAAG gAAAAATGAAGATTCTTGCATTAGACACACTCCAAGTAGTATTTTGTTGTTCTGTATTTTGCCTGTCAGGTGTGAAAGTTGAAGATCTAGCAATGGCAAGAAACCTTTtccaagaaaaaacaaaatctgaGAGAAGCCAATGTATAATTGACTGGATTATTTTATCTTCAAA TTCAAGAGGAAGTGAAAGACAATGGATTGTAGGATCGAAAAATGTGTGTCTGAAGGCATGGAGGCTTACCTTAGGAATTCCAGAGTCAACGTTTTATACTATTCAAAAGCAGGTTTTAG atggaAAGGTAACAGCAGAGAAAAGTGGACGACCATTAGGAAGTGTAGAGCCAAAAACATTGACTGCCCTAGCGTGGCTTCAGGATTTTGCAAACTCTTATGCCGGTTTTATGCCAGACAGTAAGCAGCTTCATCTACCTTGTTGTTTAACAAAATCTTCAGTTTACAGTACAATGGTCAGTGAATTGGAGGGACCAACTTCACAATGTATATCACTGTCTCATTTCCTTCTTGTATGGAGAACAGAACTACGCCATATTGCAATACCAAGA AGATCAAGATTTTCAGAATGTAATACTTGTGTTCTTCTGAAAAATGAAATAGAATCTACAAGGAATAAGGAGGTACGGAAGCAGTTGATGCAGCAACGTGATACACATCTTAAACAACAGAA atcTGAAAGAGAAAAGTACTACAAACATGCCATGAAGGCCAGGAGGAATCCTGATAAGTACCTATCTATTATCATGGACGCAATGGACCAAGCAAAGACTATGATTCCACATTTCACAGCAACACCAAAGTTTGCAGACGGAATGTGGAAGCTTAAAACCCATCTTCTTGGTGCCATTGTCCATGGGATAGGTGCTTATGGATTTTTTGACATATTTCAATGGCCTCATGGCAGTAACTTAACCGTTTCAACTTTAATGAATATTCTGTTCATGATGAAGGACTCGTTACCTGAAGTGCTATACCTTCAGATGGATAACTGTGGGAGGGAGAACAAAAACCG ATATCTGATGTCTTTCCTGGCCTTCTTAGTGGAACTGAAGgtattcaggaaaataaaattaagtttCCTTATGGTTGGCCACACTCATGAAGACATAGATCAAATGTTTTCAAG gttTTCCATTTGGTTAAACCACAATAGTTGTAAAACCATGGATTCACTAATGAATGGATTTCAAAACTGCTATAACCCCAAACCAACCAGTATCAAAACGTGCCAAGTATATAATTATTCTGAATGGATTACTCCCTACCTTGCACCAATGAGTGGGCATTCTAGACACCATGTCTATAAGTTCAAACTAgaaaatggcaaaacaaaaatgGTCTTCAAAGAATGGACAACTACAAAG GCTTGGAGAGAATGTGAGGGCTCTGATAGATATCCCCTATTAAGGCTGCCCACAACTCAACCTAAACTATTACAACCCAATTTCCAAGATCTGGACAAAGTGGAAAACTCGATCTTGGGAGCAAGGAAGTACATAGATaaagaagatatgatatggtGGGAGAGATTTTTCCAGGAAAAACATAATGAAG AACTGGAATATGAAGATGATGACTCAAGTTTTAAACTATTTGAATTGGCCCGATTTGTGGCTCAAAGACCACTTCCTGATATAACAACATTTTCAGTGCCAGAGATAGTAGTGAACAGAGATGTCATGCCACCT GTTATCCTTGGGAAGAAAACAAAGCCTGCCAAGTCTCAACCAATCATAATGGAGGAAGGTCTCAAGGCAGatgattttgttttaacaaatcTGGAAAAGTACAGCGATGAGTGGCCACAAATTGGAAAAGTAATGTCAATTTGTGGTCACAATATACATATACTATGGTACAAGGGCAGTAAGTCTACAAGCTGGTCTCCATGCACAGTGCCTATTTCAGGACAGAGAGGAAAGAGGGAGCCTTTTACTGAAACAGTAACCAGAGACCAAATTTGGAAAAGTGGCTTCAAATTAACCAACAATGGACACCTACCAAAATCTGTCAAGGATGCAATTGAcagatattaa